One Phoenix dactylifera cultivar Barhee BC4 chromosome 14, palm_55x_up_171113_PBpolish2nd_filt_p, whole genome shotgun sequence DNA window includes the following coding sequences:
- the LOC103708044 gene encoding protein TIC 20-I, chloroplastic-like, translating to MLLSNCVASGSPAMKPGPCNIKRNPSWAYASPVRASAACPKFRSLSTAYRERKPLSLGGGSTLHLSGASTSFLRGDHGCIAQIMPLLDRHRKVLPRSLVVSKASKSFFSYPQMITKPKWWWRTLACIPYLLPLHYVWFYADTTYQLHNFLEDFDFLTNPFLDTIALLPNWFMMVVLYIAYLGVVKRKEWPHFMRFHITMAMLLDTALQALAIACSWMPNAIFRGKLAIYFWVAVAFVQMYVVLECMRCALAGQYADVPFMSDAAYFHTDLLLFGL from the exons ATGCTTCTCAGTAATTGTGTGGCTTCTGGAAGCCCAGCCATGAAACCAGGGCCCTGCAATATTAAGCGTAATCCTTCTTGGGCATATGCCTCTCCTGTTCGTGCTTCTGCAGCATGTCCAAAATTCAGAAGTCTATCTACAGCTTATCGAGAAAGAAAGCCTTTATCCTTAGGAG GAGGCTCCACTCTACACCTTTCTGGGGCATCAACTTCCTTTCTGAGAGGAGACCATGGTTGCATTGCACAGATAATGCCTTTGTTGGACAGGCACAGGAAGGTGTTGCCTAGAAGCTTAGTGGTCTCTAAAGCATCCAAGAGTTTCTTTAGCTATCCGCAAATGATCACTAAGCCCAAATGGTGGTGGAGGACCTTAGCTTGTATTCCATATCTCCTGCCTCTCCACTATGTATGGTTTTATGCTGATACGACATACCAACTACACAACTTCCTTGAAGACTTTGACTTCCTAACAAACCCCTTCCTTGATACCATAGCACTATTGCCCAACTGGTTCATGATGGTGGTTCTGTATATAGCTTATCTTGGTGTGGTGAAGAGGAAGGAGTGGCCACATTTCATGCGGTTTCACATTACAATGGCAATGCTCCTTGACACCGCCCTTCAGGCCTTGGCTATTGCATGTAGTTGGATGCCAAATGCTATATTCCGTGGTAAGCTTGCAATCTATTTCTGGGTTGCGGTTGCATTTGTGCAGATGTACGTGGTGCTTGAATGTATGAGATGCGCACTTGCAGGCCAGTATGCGGATGTCCCATTTATGTCTGATGCAGCATATTTTCATACAGACTTGCTTTTGTTTGGATTATAG